The region cagtcaatccatgtaatattttgtaaattacactttggaaatagaaccagtctgactcaagactgggacacagacagactctgacctcacacctttaatgcattatgtgaactgagatgtcacattttgctATGAAACCTCGAGTTATCTTGATAAGGTGCCTTGCAAGaaggtctgggatttacatgtgaatGATAGCTGCAATCCagtctaaaagataaaagacttgacagtccaggtttgttcaatatatcatttcggtGGCAGAACGCGATAATGTTTTTCTATAAGTTATGTCTtaagatcttattctccacaaccacctgaaggatcagcgctctgaaagcgagtcattccaaataaacctgttgaacactcacctggtggtgtgatttttaactttgtccaggttaggatggattgaccatgcccagaggtgtgcaggttaggtgcattaatcagggagtAAAAGTTGAacaataggggtaggggaataggtgtggGTCTGTTACCctttagagggtcggtatggatttgtggggctgagtggcctgctttcacactctggggattctctgaagggaagggattggcacaaactcattttttttttgcttcccaaaatcagacctcctcacctctcagcagtatcccaatgttgtgaaagatattaactttcaggtggagttatccaaaattcagagatgtcagtcttgacgtttttgcttttctgcccctggaagatcctgaatcagcaccttcaggggaattagttagagtggagtgagaacagagggggagagagagtgggatggtgctttcaattttgtgaaatAACAAAAGAACTTtccgcagaaagtagaattgcttgttcagaatttctaccctgcactgacagtgatgacttttgtaatctctttttacatttcaggatctgaagatggaagtttcaaaatcaacagatgaaggcctaatgcccaaaacattgactctcctgctcctcggatgctgcctgacctgctgtgcttttccagcgccgcactttctgactctgactctccagcgtctgcagtccttactttgacGTCCATGTCTGACAGTCATTCAATCCAATCCATCGGGACCGCAACAGTTTGCAACTACGATTCTGTGAGGAGCAAAGCTGTTTGGTTCCTGTTtgggtacgttttcagcatcagtgggactggatgagagaccctaccattgcagtgcactgagtgagGAGCGTGTAACAGCTATACggtttggaaagaggaattcacggtggagagaagctccacatgcgtttgtgcggctgaagcttcggccatggagaaacccgaggaatcccgccccgtggagaaaccatggaagtgtggcgactgtgggaaaggcttgtttcccgtctgccctggagactcattggcgcagtcacactggggagaggccgttcccctgccctGACTGCAGGAAggacttcagcgattcctccaacctccagacccaccagtggatccacatgggggagaggcccttaagctgccccgagtgcgggaaggcctttacccaggccgcCTCCTTGCTGACCTACCAGCGGGATCACGTGGCATTGCAGGAGGATTGAAAGAAAGACGGCCGAGTGCCTTTAccaactggactatcaacccagttccagtggctcccgagttcgattcccacaacagatggcggaattggaatttggtcagaaatttggagttcagaatctaacggtgaaaccattgtcggtgggtgggggtggaagaaaacccccatctgattcactcagttcCTTTTTAGGGAAGACTTGAGCAGTTATCAgagcagtcgtcccagctgcatcctttacccagtctggcctacacgtgattccagacccacaatagtctggttgactctatgctgctcatccaacttacttggatacaggttgaaattgctgagtgaggaaATACTTCCTCCAGATTAAGGCTacaccaaggatccaattacaaagggacaactcagtggtgaccaataatgaagaaagtgaggagttGCACTTTGACCTTcagctgtttttaaaacattgctactttttctacacctttctgctgggagattctgaagctgtaacaaagttgggtcacaataaagattacctgaacttcacactgagctcatactctcaatgagagctttaaactgcaacaggtttttggtttaaaactgctga is a window of Hemiscyllium ocellatum isolate sHemOce1 unplaced genomic scaffold, sHemOce1.pat.X.cur. scaffold_2178_pat_ctg1, whole genome shotgun sequence DNA encoding:
- the LOC132811296 gene encoding zinc finger protein 358-like, with amino-acid sequence MAGSAQRSCQGHTNSITGGWTVVYETETVSWIAAKAKRALSQETLSKLFGSCLGTFSASVGLDERPYHCSALSEERVTAIRFGKRNSRWREAPHAFVRLKLRPWRNPRNPAPWRNHGSVATVGKACFPSALETHWRSHTGERPFPCPDCRKDFSDSSNLQTHQWIHMGERPLSCPECGKAFTQAASLLTYQRDHVALQED